From the genome of Longispora fulva:
GCCACCCGCTGCTCGGCGAGCTGGTCTACGCCGACGCGACCCCGGCACAGCGCCAGGCGGCCCACACCCGGCTCGCCGACCTCGTCCCCGACCCGGTCGAAAGGGTCCGGCACCGGGCACTGGCCACGCCGGGACCCGACCGGGCGCTCGCCGAGGCCCTGGAGGCCGCGGCGGAGGTGGCCCTGGCCCGGGGCGCGCCGGGCACGGCCGCCGAACTGTGCCGGCTCGCCGCCGAACACACCCCAGGGGTCGTCGACGAGGAGCCCGCCGGAGCACCCGCCGACGGGCCGGCGCTCGTGTCGCACCGGCTGCTCGCCGCCGCCCGGCACGCGCACGCCGCCGGCCTGCCCGACCAGGTCCGCTCGGCGTGCCTGGCCGTCATCCGGGGCCCGGACCCTGCCGACCGGGTGGGCGCCCGGCTGCTGCACGCCCGGCTCCCCGGCCAGGATCCGGCCGACGTCAAGGCCCTGCTCGACGCCGCGGCCCTCGACGCCGGGGGCGACCCGCGCCTCACCGGCTGGGTGCTGCTGGCCCGCGCCTACCAGGCCTTCCACGAGACCGGCGTCCGCGCCGGGCCGCCCGGCCTCGACCGGATCGAGGAACTGGCCCGCGACGCCGGCGACGAGGAACTGGAGGTCGAGGCCATCGCCACCCGGCTCGCCCACCAGCTGCACCGCGACCCGCAGGGCTCCCTGGCGGTCCTGGAACGCGGCTGCGCCCTGGCCGCCGGCCAGCCGCTCACCGAGGCGTCGATCTTCATGCGGCAGATCCAGGCCGTGGCGCTGGTCCGGTCCGGGGACGTGCCCGGGGCGCTCGGCGCGCACGAACGCCTCCGGGCCGACACCGAACGCGCCGGCCGCACCCTGGACCTGTGCGACCTGTTGTTCACCGCCACCGGCCTGTACGAGCGGGCCGGCCGGTGCTCGGAGGCGCACGCCACGGGCCAGTACGGGGGCCGGCTGCGCGCGGAACTCGAGTCCGACCGGCTCGGCGAGCTGCTGCAACGGGGCGCGGCCGAACTCAACGGCGGCACGGCCGAACGCGCGTTCGAGCTGCTGGACGCCGCTGCGTCGGCCTGGGCGCGCACCGACGCCGTGGAGTGGCTGGCCTACGCCCTCGGGCTGCGCGGCCGGGCCGAATGGCTCCTCGGCCGGTACGAGGCGTCCGCGCGCAGCCAGCGCCGCAGCCGTTCCCTGCTGCACCGCCAGGGTTACACCGACCCGGCGATGTTCCTGATCGACGCCGACCTCGCCGAGAGCCTGATCCTGACCGGGGCCACGGCCGAGGCCGCCGGCCTGCTCGGCGAGGCGCGCGCCGAGGCCGCCCGGCTGGGCCGCGACGTGGTGACCCTGGGCCTGACCAGGTCCCGGATCCTGCTCGCCGGGGTGACCGGCGACCCCCGGGCCGCGGCCGACGAGCTGCGGGCGCTCCTGCCCGGGGATCACCCGTACCCGTTGGAGGTGGCCCGCGCGCTGCTCACCCTCGCCGCGTTGGAGCGCAGGGCGCGGCGGCGGGCGGCGGCCAGGGCGGCGTTGCAGGAGGCTGCCGAGCGGTACACCCTGGCCGGCTGCGTGCCGTACCTGCGGCACGCCGAGGCGGAGCTGGCCCGGCTCGACGCGCCCGAGGGTCCGCTGTCCGACCTGGAGCTGCGGATTGCGGAGCTGGTCCGGGCCGGGGCCACGAACCGGGAGATCGCCGGGGTGCTGCACCTGTCGGTCAAGGCGGTGGAGGCCAACCTGACCCGGCTGTTCCGCCGGCTGGGCGTGCGCAACCGGGCCGAACTGATCAGCCGGGCCCCGGCTGGATAGTCCGGAGAGCGGGCCGCGCACCGGCGCGGCACGCCCCGGGATCAGCCGCCGTTCGAGCGCGTCGACACCGCCACCCAGTCGACGAGC
Proteins encoded in this window:
- a CDS encoding helix-turn-helix transcriptional regulator is translated as MSDQPTLLGREDVLERCRAQLDAGAGVLLYGPAGIGKSAVVEVLGAEAAAQGQLVLRSTPSAVEAGLPHLTLCDLFSGVLDVDPPALPGHLRAALETALLRGAPLAGAATDQLAIRLGVLELLRGLALRGTVLLVLDDAHWIDPASAEVLAFAARRLGGLPVRMLVTERVEPGAEPLAIELLPPQVTEIALDGLPETLLGELLRNRLDMPLTGDTLGRVRASSGGNPLYALELGRALRRRGEPVRPDEPLPVPDRLRPLLSARLAELPVAAMPALLLVAAAARPGRELLPTDDPGLAVGLATGVLGLSPGGELRFSHPLLGELVYADATPAQRQAAHTRLADLVPDPVERVRHRALATPGPDRALAEALEAAAEVALARGAPGTAAELCRLAAEHTPGVVDEEPAGAPADGPALVSHRLLAAARHAHAAGLPDQVRSACLAVIRGPDPADRVGARLLHARLPGQDPADVKALLDAAALDAGGDPRLTGWVLLARAYQAFHETGVRAGPPGLDRIEELARDAGDEELEVEAIATRLAHQLHRDPQGSLAVLERGCALAAGQPLTEASIFMRQIQAVALVRSGDVPGALGAHERLRADTERAGRTLDLCDLLFTATGLYERAGRCSEAHATGQYGGRLRAELESDRLGELLQRGAAELNGGTAERAFELLDAAASAWARTDAVEWLAYALGLRGRAEWLLGRYEASARSQRRSRSLLHRQGYTDPAMFLIDADLAESLILTGATAEAAGLLGEARAEAARLGRDVVTLGLTRSRILLAGVTGDPRAAADELRALLPGDHPYPLEVARALLTLAALERRARRRAAARAALQEAAERYTLAGCVPYLRHAEAELARLDAPEGPLSDLELRIAELVRAGATNREIAGVLHLSVKAVEANLTRLFRRLGVRNRAELISRAPAG